One part of the Streptomyces sp. NBC_00286 genome encodes these proteins:
- a CDS encoding extracellular solute-binding protein: MKFPVRLAARFPVRRSARTAAPIAALVVAVLTATACAPESSDSSGGKDEKSGTLRVWLFQEVNTGPKQKVVDATVDAFEKAHEGTEVEVEYIPVETRAQRIKAAFNDPNSAPDLMEYGNTDTAGYVKDGGLADITEEFGDWSEAKDTDPTAKQSVTVDGKIYGAPFFVGVRALYYRTDVFKELDLEVPKTQSELISTAKEIRQAKPELYGLAVGGAFTYGAMPFVWSNGGEIAEGEGGSYTAAIDSAAARKGITAYTSLFGDDNCPAAKCASMGGNDTITAFASGKAGMAIGGDFNHQAVEAGKVKGKYAVVPLPGLKAGEIAPAFAGGNNIGVLKSTSHRTLAVDLMKQLASKKTQGELFDAMGFLPTYSDVRADVAKKEPFVEPFVKTLGAGTKFVPASPAWAQIDASLVLPTMFQEVISGKKDVAAASEDATKKMNDAFSSAG, from the coding sequence ATGAAGTTCCCCGTCAGACTCGCGGCCAGATTCCCTGTCCGCCGTTCCGCCCGAACAGCCGCCCCCATAGCCGCACTTGTCGTCGCCGTCCTCACCGCGACCGCCTGTGCCCCTGAGTCCTCCGACAGTTCCGGCGGCAAGGACGAGAAGAGCGGGACGCTGCGCGTGTGGCTCTTCCAGGAGGTCAATACCGGGCCGAAGCAGAAGGTCGTCGACGCCACCGTGGACGCCTTCGAGAAGGCCCACGAGGGAACGGAGGTCGAGGTCGAGTACATACCGGTCGAGACCCGCGCCCAGCGGATCAAGGCCGCCTTCAACGATCCCAACAGCGCGCCGGACCTCATGGAGTACGGCAACACCGACACCGCCGGATACGTCAAGGACGGTGGACTCGCCGACATCACCGAGGAGTTCGGGGACTGGAGCGAGGCCAAGGACACCGATCCGACGGCCAAGCAGTCCGTGACGGTCGACGGGAAGATCTACGGCGCCCCGTTCTTCGTCGGCGTCCGCGCGCTGTACTACCGCACCGATGTCTTCAAGGAGCTGGACCTCGAAGTCCCGAAGACACAGAGCGAGTTGATCTCCACCGCGAAGGAGATCCGGCAGGCGAAGCCCGAGCTGTACGGGCTCGCGGTCGGCGGGGCGTTCACGTACGGCGCGATGCCGTTCGTCTGGTCCAACGGCGGCGAGATCGCCGAGGGCGAGGGCGGTTCGTACACGGCGGCGATCGACAGCGCGGCGGCCCGGAAGGGCATCACGGCGTACACGTCGCTGTTCGGCGACGACAACTGTCCGGCCGCCAAGTGCGCGAGCATGGGCGGCAACGACACGATCACGGCCTTCGCCTCCGGCAAGGCGGGCATGGCGATCGGCGGTGACTTCAACCACCAGGCGGTCGAGGCCGGGAAGGTCAAGGGCAAGTACGCCGTCGTACCGCTGCCGGGTCTGAAGGCGGGCGAGATCGCGCCGGCCTTCGCGGGCGGCAACAACATCGGCGTACTGAAGAGCACTTCGCACCGCACGCTCGCCGTCGACCTGATGAAGCAGCTCGCGTCGAAGAAGACGCAGGGTGAGCTGTTCGACGCGATGGGCTTCCTGCCGACGTACTCGGATGTGCGCGCGGACGTCGCGAAGAAGGAGCCGTTCGTCGAGCCCTTCGTGAAGACGCTCGGCGCCGGCACCAAGTTCGTACCCGCCTCGCCGGCCTGGGCGCAGATCGACGCCTCGCTCGTCCTGCCGACGATGTTCCAGGAGGTCATCAGTGGCAAGAAGGACGTGGCGGCGGCTTCTGAGGACGCGACGAAGAAGATGAACGACGCGTTCAGCTCCGCGGGGTGA
- a CDS encoding carbohydrate ABC transporter permease produces the protein MARKSPVGGASAPARRVAGSPARGGGRPGRTWRRGSGGWTPWLYLAPALVVLGGLLVYPVYQLGLISFLEYTQAQVSGGEPTTFQGFGNYATLFADDQFWQVLLATMVFAAACVVSTLAVGCALAVLLTRVRAVPRLALMLAALGAWATPAVTGSTVWLLLFDPDFGPVNRMLGLGDHSWTYDRYSAFALVLLEVVWCSFPFVMVTVYAGIRAVPEEVLEAAALDGASQWRIWRSVLAPMLRPILVVVTIQSVIWDFKVFTQIYVMTNGGGIAGQNLVLNVYAYQKAFASSQYSLGSAIGVVMLLILLAVTLVYLRLLRRQGEEL, from the coding sequence ATGGCCCGCAAGTCTCCGGTCGGCGGGGCTTCGGCCCCGGCCCGGCGGGTGGCGGGGAGCCCGGCGCGCGGTGGTGGCCGGCCGGGGCGCACGTGGCGGCGCGGGAGCGGTGGCTGGACGCCGTGGCTCTATCTCGCGCCCGCCCTCGTCGTCCTCGGCGGGCTGCTGGTCTACCCCGTCTACCAGCTCGGGCTGATCTCGTTCCTCGAGTACACGCAGGCCCAGGTCAGCGGTGGTGAACCGACGACCTTCCAGGGGTTCGGGAACTACGCGACGCTCTTCGCGGACGATCAGTTCTGGCAAGTGCTGCTCGCGACCATGGTGTTCGCGGCGGCCTGCGTCGTGTCGACGCTCGCCGTCGGCTGCGCGCTCGCCGTGCTGCTGACGCGCGTACGGGCCGTGCCGCGGCTCGCCCTGATGCTGGCCGCGCTCGGCGCCTGGGCCACGCCCGCGGTCACCGGCTCGACCGTGTGGCTGCTCCTGTTCGACCCCGATTTCGGGCCGGTCAACCGCATGCTGGGTCTCGGCGACCACTCGTGGACGTACGACCGCTACAGCGCCTTCGCCCTCGTACTCCTCGAAGTCGTCTGGTGCTCCTTCCCGTTCGTGATGGTCACGGTGTACGCGGGCATCCGCGCCGTCCCCGAAGAGGTGCTGGAGGCGGCCGCCCTGGACGGCGCCTCGCAGTGGCGCATCTGGCGCTCGGTGCTCGCGCCGATGCTCCGGCCGATCCTCGTGGTCGTCACCATCCAGTCCGTCATCTGGGACTTCAAGGTCTTCACCCAGATTTACGTCATGACGAACGGCGGCGGGATCGCCGGACAGAACCTCGTGCTGAACGTGTACGCGTACCAGAAGGCGTTCGCCTCCTCGCAGTACAGCCTCGGCTCGGCGATCGGAGTGGTGATGCTGCTGATTCTCCTGGCGGTCACACTCGTCTATCTGCGGCTGCTGCGCAGGCAAGGGGAGGAGCTGTGA
- a CDS encoding carbohydrate ABC transporter permease → MSSLSSSRFPVRFRVRRPWRLAAEASALLIAAVVAFPLYWMVLSAFKPAGEIESTEPRPWTLTPSLDSFRRVFGQQEFGRYFLNSLTVAVAVVVASALIAFLAATAVTRFRFRLRTTLLIMFLIAQMVPIEALTIPLFFLMRDFGQLNTLGSLVLPHIAFSLPFAIWMLRGFVKAVPEALEEAAYIDGASRARFLWQILFPLVFPGLVATSVFSFISTWNDFLFAKSFIISDTSQSTLPMALLVFYKPEEPDWGGVMAASTVMTIPVLVFFVLVQRRLVSGLGGAVKD, encoded by the coding sequence GTGAGTTCCTTGAGTTCGTCGCGTTTTCCCGTACGGTTCCGGGTGCGCCGGCCCTGGCGGCTGGCCGCGGAGGCATCGGCTCTGCTGATCGCCGCCGTGGTCGCGTTCCCCCTCTACTGGATGGTGCTGAGCGCCTTCAAACCGGCCGGCGAGATCGAGTCGACCGAGCCCCGTCCCTGGACGCTCACCCCGTCCCTGGATTCCTTCCGGCGTGTCTTCGGGCAACAGGAATTCGGCCGTTACTTCCTCAACAGCCTTACCGTCGCGGTCGCCGTGGTCGTCGCCTCCGCACTCATCGCGTTCCTCGCGGCGACCGCTGTGACACGATTCCGCTTCCGTCTCCGCACGACCTTGCTGATCATGTTCCTCATCGCGCAGATGGTGCCCATCGAGGCGCTGACGATCCCCCTCTTCTTTCTGATGCGGGACTTCGGTCAGCTGAACACACTGGGTTCGCTGGTCCTGCCGCACATCGCGTTCTCCCTGCCGTTCGCCATCTGGATGCTGCGGGGCTTTGTGAAGGCGGTCCCGGAGGCCCTGGAGGAGGCCGCGTACATCGACGGAGCGAGCCGGGCGCGGTTCCTGTGGCAGATCCTTTTCCCTCTGGTCTTTCCCGGGCTCGTCGCCACCAGTGTGTTCTCGTTCATCTCGACCTGGAACGACTTCCTGTTCGCCAAGTCCTTCATCATCAGCGACACCTCGCAGTCGACTCTGCCGATGGCTCTCCTCGTCTTCTACAAGCCGGAGGAGCCGGACTGGGGCGGCGTCATGGCAGCGTCCACGGTGATGACGATTCCGGTGCTGGTCTTCTTCGTACTCGTACAGCGACGGCTGGTCTCCGGACTGGGCGGCGCGGTAAAGGACTGA